Proteins encoded in a region of the Rhizobium sp. CC-YZS058 genome:
- a CDS encoding DUF6538 domain-containing protein, with protein sequence MPVRHDVENLIRRGNIFYWRARIPSAFTRCRPGSRLSLSLQCSDHRKAQMIGRRLNLRLAELKMGQVHVMSDREHLRQLFEAERNAMLEHLDDVATAAKRMGRPSDIRDVELDLENGWAYKLLALFGVSRRLTLEEDCEGRAYLLKNGVPASHMHAIAANYRAQVQKARSQVFQNAIKAMMTQFKIEATSLNHERAMQAYFGGRAEALMETSERFPLADHSLSELTGGASKAQRAAASAPQEWQASVAGYPVHTSLNVAPAAPAKAEINSTPQHIRNDAFSGTHTGQDLSAPGKAGHRSTDLHAIVVGTLDYQPSREEAEHAASALPATTTPSALTSPALSPTPAQRNHVVAVRDFEVECDKLVKNMRDSWDEATARDVYALVRMFKGVLEEHGVEHSGEITQFHIGQLRQHFNAIPVRWGQSARMRAMSTAELRAEGGKLKLEAEQTKTVAAVGLSAATIRKHMGNLDHFLKHISGHGYALTSWTFEGLRPKKPKPGSVRRQQMKPKPEDIAPIFASPVYTGSRDDRRGRGKPGPFVYHDAAYFLPIMFTYLGARRREFAGLALDDIVEDADGMIINIQSNEFRRLKTEQSERKLPVPDELLRLGFADYLAALKALGYREVFPDLFSHRTKNDPGDRFYDVFTPIMTKALGEQMWGRAFHALRHGMADTLKQAGVSSEVIDDISGRLSAGSETNTRYTNPANLALIRQTLKKYPIITSGIEAKPIRLLPWVQDLQPPPWARSAISESRRK encoded by the coding sequence ATGCCTGTTCGTCACGACGTCGAAAATCTCATCCGCCGGGGCAACATCTTTTATTGGCGCGCCCGCATCCCCAGCGCCTTCACACGTTGTCGACCCGGCAGCCGACTTTCATTGAGCCTTCAGTGTTCCGACCATAGAAAGGCACAGATGATCGGCCGCCGGCTCAACCTGCGGCTTGCTGAGCTGAAAATGGGCCAGGTACACGTCATGTCCGACAGAGAGCACCTTCGACAGCTTTTCGAAGCCGAGCGGAATGCCATGCTCGAGCATCTCGACGACGTGGCGACAGCCGCCAAGCGCATGGGCCGGCCGTCAGACATTCGGGATGTCGAACTCGACCTCGAAAACGGCTGGGCCTACAAGCTGCTCGCACTGTTCGGCGTCAGTCGCCGCTTGACACTGGAAGAGGACTGCGAGGGCCGCGCCTATCTCCTGAAGAACGGCGTGCCTGCTTCGCACATGCACGCCATCGCAGCAAACTACCGCGCGCAGGTGCAGAAAGCACGGAGCCAAGTCTTCCAGAATGCCATCAAGGCCATGATGACGCAGTTCAAGATCGAGGCGACCTCGCTCAACCATGAACGCGCGATGCAGGCGTATTTTGGTGGCCGAGCCGAGGCATTGATGGAAACGAGCGAGCGATTCCCGCTTGCAGACCACAGCTTGAGTGAACTGACTGGCGGTGCGTCAAAGGCTCAGAGAGCCGCTGCATCGGCACCACAGGAATGGCAAGCCTCTGTCGCTGGCTATCCGGTGCATACCAGCCTGAATGTAGCACCGGCTGCTCCAGCGAAAGCGGAAATAAATTCCACACCGCAACACATTCGGAATGATGCTTTCTCAGGGACGCATACGGGGCAGGATCTGTCTGCACCTGGCAAGGCAGGGCATCGTTCAACGGATCTCCACGCGATTGTCGTTGGAACACTCGATTACCAGCCTTCAAGGGAGGAGGCCGAACACGCCGCTTCGGCTCTCCCTGCAACGACCACGCCGTCTGCCCTCACTTCTCCTGCCCTTTCGCCGACACCTGCCCAGCGGAACCATGTTGTCGCCGTCCGTGATTTCGAAGTTGAGTGCGACAAGTTGGTCAAGAACATGCGCGATAGCTGGGACGAGGCAACGGCGCGTGATGTCTACGCGCTGGTGCGGATGTTCAAGGGCGTGCTTGAAGAACACGGCGTCGAACACTCCGGCGAGATCACCCAGTTTCACATCGGCCAGCTTCGCCAGCACTTTAATGCGATTCCAGTGCGCTGGGGTCAAAGCGCCCGAATGCGTGCCATGTCCACTGCCGAACTCCGCGCTGAGGGCGGGAAGCTGAAACTCGAAGCAGAGCAAACAAAGACTGTTGCCGCTGTGGGCTTAAGTGCTGCGACGATCCGAAAGCACATGGGGAATCTCGACCATTTTCTCAAACATATCAGTGGTCACGGTTATGCACTGACGTCCTGGACCTTTGAGGGCCTACGTCCAAAGAAGCCGAAGCCAGGCAGTGTCCGCAGACAGCAGATGAAACCGAAGCCGGAAGATATTGCGCCGATCTTCGCCTCTCCTGTCTACACCGGCTCGCGAGATGATCGCCGCGGACGCGGCAAGCCCGGTCCTTTCGTTTATCACGACGCCGCGTACTTCCTTCCGATCATGTTCACCTATCTCGGCGCTCGACGCAGGGAGTTCGCGGGCTTGGCATTGGACGACATCGTTGAGGATGCAGACGGCATGATCATCAACATCCAGAGCAACGAGTTCCGTCGGTTGAAGACGGAACAGTCGGAGCGAAAGCTTCCCGTGCCTGACGAACTGCTGCGGCTTGGCTTCGCTGACTATCTCGCGGCATTGAAGGCGCTCGGCTACCGGGAAGTCTTTCCGGACCTTTTTTCACATCGAACCAAGAACGATCCGGGTGACCGGTTCTACGATGTCTTCACGCCCATCATGACGAAAGCCCTAGGTGAGCAGATGTGGGGCCGCGCGTTTCACGCTCTCAGGCATGGCATGGCGGACACGCTAAAGCAGGCCGGAGTTTCAAGTGAGGTGATTGACGATATCTCCGGCCGGCTAAGTGCGGGCAGCGAAACCAACACCCGCTATACCAACCCCGCAAACCTCGCGCTGATCCGGCAGACATTGAAGAAGTACCCGATCATCACGAGTGGTATCGAAGCCAAGCCTATCCGACTGCTGCCATGGGTGCAGGATCTGCAGCCGCCACCATGGGCACGCTCGGCCATTTCAGAGTCGAGACGGAAATGA
- a CDS encoding exopolyphosphatase, whose translation MNPAQDGGRPASPSGAEPRKGKRRRKRHEQAGRHPGHASNATPSLLSRAAGAAGSQEGDPSSDRSADHHGQSSLSQNGQTRGGPAEPGHRHAGARPAGHAGASKGRPRSLQGRPLPAHEAKASRHPAPVGEGGSAGRNVSGSQAGSASQVGSAGRRSGEAEGSAGQLPQSGLGGAEGLAAAQGWGTARPPGRGAGQARPMPGAGWARSQSGASAGDEAAPLYAALDLGTNNCRLLIAQPTRPGQFRVVDAFSRIVRLGEGLAASGRLSDEAMHRAVEALKVCAVKLAGRPVRRRRLIATEAARRAENGAAFMARVAAETGLELEIIDRETEARLAVSGCSSLVGREARSVVLFDIGGGSSEIAVLKIGESRSSRLANHITHWTSLPVGVVTLSERHGGRDVTPERFEAMVQEVEAMLSGFDCPAIETSRSNSGAESDFYLIGTSGTVTTLAGVHLDLPRYDRRRVDGVWLTNDEVTAMQARLLSWDFAARAANPCIGPDRADLVLAGCAILEAIRRRWPSTRMRVADRGLREGLLTDMMADDGVWRRGRPRRGA comes from the coding sequence GTGAACCCGGCGCAGGACGGGGGCAGGCCTGCAAGCCCATCCGGCGCGGAGCCGCGCAAGGGGAAGCGGCGGCGCAAGCGGCACGAGCAGGCGGGGCGCCATCCTGGCCACGCCTCGAATGCGACACCGTCACTTCTCTCCCGCGCTGCGGGTGCGGCTGGTTCGCAGGAAGGCGATCCGTCGTCGGATCGTTCCGCTGATCATCACGGTCAATCTTCGCTTTCGCAGAACGGCCAGACGCGCGGCGGGCCGGCGGAGCCCGGCCACCGCCATGCCGGGGCGCGTCCAGCCGGTCATGCCGGCGCGTCCAAGGGGCGTCCGCGCTCCTTGCAGGGCCGTCCCCTGCCGGCCCACGAGGCCAAGGCCTCCCGCCATCCGGCGCCTGTGGGCGAGGGGGGCTCGGCCGGGCGGAATGTGTCCGGTTCGCAGGCGGGGTCGGCTTCGCAGGTGGGCTCGGCCGGCAGGCGCTCGGGCGAGGCTGAAGGCTCGGCCGGCCAGCTCCCGCAATCCGGCCTTGGCGGAGCTGAGGGATTAGCGGCGGCACAAGGTTGGGGCACGGCGCGTCCGCCGGGCCGCGGGGCGGGCCAGGCGCGGCCGATGCCGGGTGCCGGCTGGGCACGCAGCCAGTCCGGCGCCTCTGCCGGAGACGAGGCGGCGCCGCTCTATGCCGCGCTCGATCTCGGCACCAACAATTGCCGCCTGCTCATCGCCCAGCCGACCCGGCCGGGCCAGTTCCGCGTCGTCGATGCCTTTTCCCGCATCGTGCGGCTGGGGGAAGGCCTTGCGGCGAGCGGCCGGCTGTCCGACGAGGCGATGCACCGCGCCGTCGAGGCGCTCAAGGTCTGCGCGGTCAAGCTTGCCGGGCGGCCGGTCCGCAGGCGGCGGCTGATCGCCACAGAGGCGGCGCGCCGGGCGGAGAACGGCGCGGCCTTCATGGCGCGGGTGGCGGCCGAAACCGGGCTGGAGCTCGAAATCATCGACCGGGAAACCGAGGCGCGGCTTGCCGTCTCCGGCTGTTCCTCGCTGGTCGGGCGCGAGGCCCGCTCGGTCGTGCTGTTCGATATTGGCGGCGGCTCGTCGGAAATCGCGGTGCTGAAGATCGGCGAAAGCCGCTCCTCCCGGCTTGCCAATCATATCACCCACTGGACCTCGCTGCCGGTCGGCGTCGTCACCCTTTCCGAACGCCATGGCGGGCGCGACGTCACGCCCGAGCGCTTCGAGGCGATGGTGCAGGAGGTGGAGGCGATGCTCTCCGGCTTCGATTGCCCGGCCATCGAGACGTCTCGCTCCAACTCCGGTGCGGAGAGCGATTTCTACCTGATCGGCACGTCGGGCACGGTCACGACGCTGGCCGGCGTCCATCTCGACCTGCCGCGCTATGACCGGCGCCGGGTCGATGGGGTCTGGCTGACGAATGACGAGGTGACCGCCATGCAGGCGCGGCTGCTCTCGTGGGATTTCGCGGCGCGGGCCGCCAATCCCTGCATCGGGCCGGATCGCGCCGATCTCGTTCTGGCGGGCTGCGCCATTTTGGAGGCGATCCGCCGCCGCT